The proteins below come from a single Lepeophtheirus salmonis chromosome 4, UVic_Lsal_1.4, whole genome shotgun sequence genomic window:
- the LOC121116883 gene encoding LOW QUALITY PROTEIN: noggin-1 (The sequence of the model RefSeq protein was modified relative to this genomic sequence to represent the inferred CDS: deleted 2 bases in 1 codon) yields the protein MDLSKVLYLSFLLSLYLCVSPSVCNPRRRRKDKEDTGPLQRAITYTNPLVPLEFWEKAKRKPRRKHLKIDLLLRKMGQDFDSSWMSASKPQKDLKSVVEISDDQVAELVEQVSDLNLKEDLSNILSISPFNNESEKDDDTKTRDDDGEPRIKEEIVSSKDITQMANLLQQWLIKKSSCPVTYKWKDLGEYFWPRWIRMGSCTQEKKDLLIKKPNCSWPKGLHCVPGEALTLQILRWHCKRRRPHIGSSKRDRPMKCKWYKVPYPVTSSCKCDCKSKKHF from the exons ATGGACCTAAGCAAAGTGTTGTATCTCAGTTTTCTACTCTCTTTATATTTGTGCGTCTCTCCGTCTGTGTGCAATCCCCGAAGACGACGGAAAGACAAGGAGGACACCGGACCTCTTCAAAGAGCCATCACCTATACAAATCCCCTGGTTCCTCTTGAGTTCTGGGAAAAAGCAAAACGAAAGCCCAGACGGAAACatcttaaaattgatttactACTCCGGAAAATGGGACAGGACTTTGATTCCTCATGGATGTCTGCGAGCAAACCTCAAAAAGATCTTAAATCCGTGGTTGAGATTTCAGATGATCAAGTGGCGGAATTAGTCGAGCAG gtatcGGATCTGAATTTAAAAGAAGATCTATCAAACATACTATCCATTTCTCCATTCAACAACGAGTCAGAAAAAGATGATGATACAAAGACCAGAGACGACGATGGAGAACctagaataaaagaagagatTGTCTCCTCAAAGGACATAACTCAAATGGCTAATCTCCTTCAACAATGGCTCATCAAAAAGTCAAGTTGTCCAGTCACTTACAAATGGAAAGATCTGGGAGAATATTTCTGGCCCCGATGGATTCGCATGGGCTCTTGCACTCAAGAAAAAAAG gatttgttgataaaaaaacccAACTGTTCCTGGCCCAAAGGTTTACATTGTGTACCTGGAGAGGCTTTAACACTACAAATCCTCCGTTGGCACTGTAAACGACGTCGTCCACATATTGGAAGTAGTAAAAGGGATCGACCCATGAAATGTAAATGGTATAAAGTTCCCTATCCAGTGACTTCTAGTTGTAAATGTGATTGTAAGTccaagaaacatttttaa